A genome region from Arachis duranensis cultivar V14167 chromosome 8, aradu.V14167.gnm2.J7QH, whole genome shotgun sequence includes the following:
- the LOC107461199 gene encoding uncharacterized protein LOC107461199 — protein sequence MSNRYDHGTQDINTNNNKPSVRNHKKFAPKTPNSNPNPNPTLSSSLRGRGATQHIPNPTDPAAGNFVRYLPQDEAVAAGLGADDGGLDPLESQRVVDLLNRELSRLLKLKPREFWKQVASDTSLHEFLDSFLQFKSRWYDFPHRGAKGIVAGVIVGELDLCRRVFMVLYRISSNKDPGARAADALTLRDHQVLLQEKKLLELPKLFDICAIYGHENEEMTRLLVRNALNAQPWIHNDLTTVISHFLGIVSTMHERCSSSLEVLFSSGNPDHHNATFLQADLLEVMDFLNDAIVSMDAFVCSYKPAVIFFSCPIETSYGNEELLSFLARLHDSLIPSLQKGFHIIFSDRQDETVANIAVSLKMLRMRLLKFGWQLLSSCYLSEEVFGDGNPLPAATKMFPANVEDPLIRADILVQTFREINSVSLQLQESHQKQTFLQDLERSFNILSRMERLKDNGWILIDDEQLQYLSGIFGSPKDILKEPDSTRTPVPNQTLQMDEDAAIVESKISQIRDLFPDYGKGFLTACLEVYDQNPEEVIQRILEGTLHEDLKHLDPTLETLPTGKPTTVGGKDKGKGKLVDSSSTEVVSVKQQTGGQLMSSSAPVGKFVRKSKDDEPGIGILDKKDDKNTSKTAAMVLQYEYDDEYDDSFDDLGLSVADSGVEENETLADQVSAKSGKSWTTEMGNSAQNAPHSKWGSRKKPQYYVKDGKNYSYKVAGAVAVANSDEASLVNQAQTELIHGLGRGGNFPLGAVKKLTEAYKEDDDQSRVSETEGRRMLGKPGSRVRKGGGKQNEVPPQQQQQQQDKQSDVPEAEGQGQRGRGRGRGRGGGGGRSNHYRKDRAMKKHFSGVGGF from the exons ATGTCAAATCGCTACGATCATGGCACGCAAGACATTAATACCAACAATAACAAACCTTCCGTCAGGAATCACAAGAAATTCGCCCCCAAAACTCCCAATTCCAATCCAAACCCAAACCCTACCCTCTCATCCTCACTCAGAGGCAGAGGGGCCACACAACATATCCCAAACCCTACTGACCCTGCCGCTGGCAATTTCGTCCGCTACCTCCCTCAAGACGAGGCCGTCGCAGCTGGCCTCGGCGCCGACGATGGTGGATTGGACCCCCTAGAGTCCCAGAGAGTCGTTGATCTTCTCAATCGAGAGTTGTCTCGCTTACTCAAGTTGAAACCCAGGGAGTTCTGGAAGCAAG TGGCTAGTGATACTTCTCTGCATGAGTTTCTTGATAGCTTTCTGCAATTTAAGAGCAGATGGTATGATTTCCCTCATCGCGGGGCCAAAGGTATCGTCGCCGGAGTTATTGTTGGAGAGCTTGATTTGTGTCGACGGGTTTTCATGGTATTGTATCGAAT TTCTTCTAATAAGGATCCTGGTGCTCGAGCTGCTGATGCCCTCACTTTGAGAGATCATCAAG TTCTTTTGCAGGAGAAGAAGTTGCTTGAATTGCCAAAGTTGTTTGATATATGTGCTATATATGGTCatgaaaatgaagaaatgaCAAGATTGCTG GTCAGAAATGCTTTGAATGCTCAGCCTTGGATCCATAATGATCTGACCACAGTAATATCCCATTTTCTAGGGATTGTTAGCACAATGCATGAGCGTTGCAGCTCCTCATTGGAG GTGTTATTTTCTTCTGGAAATCCTGATCACCATAATGCTACTTTTCTTCAAGCTGATCTTTTGGAG GTGATGGATTTTTTGAATGATGCTATTGTATCGATGGATGCTTTTGTTTGTTCATACAAACCAGCAGTTATATTCTTCTCTTGCCCTATTGAAACAAG CTATGGAAATGAGGAACTGCTGAGCTTCCTTGCCAGATTGCATGATTCACTAATTCCATCCTTGCAAAAGGGATTCCATATCATTTTTTCTGATAGACAAGATGAAACAGTAGCTAATATAGCAGTAAGTTTGAAGATGTTAAGAATGAGATTATTGAAGTTTGGGTGGCAATTGTTGAGCTCTTGTTATCTAAGTGAAGAAGTGTTTGGAGATGGCAATCCTCTCCCAGCTGCCACAAAGATGTTTCCTGCCAATGTGGAGGACCCACTCATTAGAGCAGATATTCTGGTTCAAACATTTAGAGAAATCAATTCGGTATCATTACAGCTTCAGGAAAGCCATCAGAAGCAAACATTTCTTCAAGATCTTGAGAGGAGTTTCAATATATTAAGCAGAATGGAGAGATTAAAGGATAATG GATGGATACTCATCGATGACGAACAGCTTCAATATTTATCTGGGATTTTTGGTTCTCCAAAAGATATACTTAAGGAGCCAGATTCTACAAGAACCCCAGTGCCAAATCAAACATTGCAGATGGATGAAGATGCTGCAATTGTGGAGTCAAAAATAAGTCAAATTAGGGACCTCTTTCCTGATTATGGTAAAGGGTTTTTGACTGCATGTCTTGAGGTGTATGACCAGAATCCAGAAGAGGTTATTCAAAGAATTTTAGAAGGAACCCTTCATGAAGATCTGAAACACTTGGACCCGACACTAGAGACGTTGCCAACAGGCAAGCCCACCACTGTGGGTGGGAAAGATAAAGGAAAAGGTAAACTAGTTGATTCTTCATCTACAGAAGTTGTCAGTGTCAAGCAACAGACAGGGGGGCAATTGATGTCATCCTCAGCTCCTGTAGGAAAATTTGTGAGGAAATCGAAGGATGATGAACCTGGTATTGGTATTCTGGATAAAAAGGATGACAAAAATACATCAAAAACTGCTGCTATGGTTTTACAATATGAATATGACGATGAATATGATGACTCTTTTGATGACTTGGGTCTAAGTGTAGCAGACTCTGGAGTAGAGGAAAACGAGACACTGGCTGATCAAGTCAGTGCAAAATCGGGTAAATCATGGACGACAGAGATGGGAAACTCAGCCCAAAATGCGCCTCATTCAAAATGGGGCTCCAGGAAAAAACCACAGTACTATGTCAAGGATGGTAAGAATTATAGCTATAAAGTGGCAGGTGCAGTGGCGGTGGCAAATTCTGATGAAGCTTCACTAGTCAACCAAGCTCAGACAGAACTAATACATGGTCTTGGACGTGGTGGCAACTTTCCTCTTGGCGCAGTAAAGAAGCTGACAGAAGCCTATAAGGAGGATGATGATCAGTCTCGTGTTTCTGAAACAGAGGGAAGACGAATGTTGGGCAAACCTGGAAGCAGAGTAAGGAAGGGAGGGGGAAAACAAAATGAGGTTCCGCCACAGCAGCAACAGCAACAGCAGGATAAACAATCTGATGTCCCGGAGGCCGAAGGGCAAGGACAAAGAGGGAGAGGTAGAGGCAGAGGGaggggaggaggaggaggaagaagcaaTCATTACAGGAAGGATCGAGCCATGAAGAAGCATTTCTCTGGAGTAGGTGGTTTTTAG
- the LOC107461115 gene encoding aspartic proteinase CDR1-like, whose product MGSLTKSHLCFLVTFLFAIHVLHYISPLEANNHGGFSARLIRKNLPSRRSIFQPNIYNSGESPVNAYLGQYLMEVSIGTPPVTIQGIADTGSDLVWTQCVPCDNCYKQQKPLFNPQKSSTYSNIACTSQLCHKLDTGVCSPQKQCNYSYGYEDSSLTKGVLAQETLTLEQNRKVSGFIFGCGHNDKGGFNDHEMGIIGLGRGEVSLISQIGYNFGGKLFSMCLVPFGTDPSISSEIRFGSGSEVIGHGVDSTPLVFKEGDKTTYSVTLNGISVGHKFLPFSSSSQNVAKGNMFLDSGTPPTILPQDLYDRLVAEVRNQVKMEPIKDDPQLGNQLCYKTKTNLRGPMLTAHFFDHVNLQLSPIQTFIPPKDGVFCLAFTNTSSAVGVYGNFAQSNFWIGYDLEHQFISFKATDCTKH is encoded by the exons ATGGGTTCTCTCACAAAATCTCATCTATGTTTTTTAGTTACCTTTCTTTTCGCCATTCATGTCTTACATTATATCTCACCTCTTGAAGCCAATAACCATGGCGGGTTCAGTGCTAGACTGATCCGAAAAAACCTTCCTTCTAGACGCAGCATCTTTCAgccaaatatatataattctggAGAGTCCCCAGTGAATGCCTATCTTGGTCAATATCTCATGGAGGTTTCCATTGGAACTCCACCCGTAACCATTCAAGGTATCGCTGACACAGGTAGTGATCTCGTGTGGACGCAATGTGTACCATGCGATAATTGCTATAAGCAACAAAAACCCTTGTTTAATCCTCAAAAATCCTCCACTTATTCCAACATCGCATGCACCTCACAGTTGTGTCATAAGTTGGACACAGGCGTGTGTTCTCCTCAGAAGCAATGCAACTACAGCTATGGCTATGAAGATTCTTCCTTGACAAAAGGTGTTCTTGCACAAGAAACACTTACCTTGGAGCAAAACCGCAAAGTTAGTGGCTTTATTTTCGGCTGTGGACATAATGACAAGGGTGGTTTCAATGATCATGAAATGG GTATAATCGGTCTCGGAAGAGGGGAAGTGTCTCTAATCTCTCAAATAGGTTATAACTTTGGAGGCAAGTTGTTCTCGATGTGTTTGGTTCCATTTGGCACTGACCCAAGCATTTCAAGCGAAATTCGTTTTGGAAGTGGGAGTGAAGTAATAGGGCATGGTGTGGATTCTACACCTTTGGTTTTCAAGGAAGGTGATAAGACAACATATTCTGTTACCTTAAATGGTATTAGTGTGGGACATAAATTTTTACCCTTTAGTAGTTCTTCACAAAATGTAGCCAAAGGTAACATGTTTTTAGATTCGGGGACACCACCAACTATTCTACCACAAGATTTGTATGATCGATTAGTAGCTGAAGTGAGAAATCAGGTTAAGATGGAGCCCATTAAAGATGACCCACAATTGGGTAACCAGCTTTGCTATAAAACAAAGACTAATCTTCGTGGGCCTATGTTGACAGCCCATTTTTTCGATCATGTAAATCTACAGTTAAGTCCAATCCAAACCTTCATACCACCGAAAGATGGTGTTTTCTGCTTGGCATTTACCAACACTAGTAGCGCTGTCGGGGTTTATGGCAACTTTGCTCAATCAAATTTTTGGATTGGGTATGATCTAGAACACCAGTTTATCTCTTTCAAGGCAACTGATTGTACGAAACACTAG